CCTGTCCCGTTTCCTCACTCATCCAGAGCAGAGCTATTGACAGAACAAACCCTTGTAGTTACCTCGCGCATCCTTCCAgtcctgcactgcagcacaaCCATGTCACTTCCACCAGCACATCGTGTCCTGCCTTCTGAAGGAGAGGCAATCCCACCCTCCTGCAGTGGCCTGTGCTGTCCgaggctggagggagggagaagcaaTGCCAAAGGTTGCAGTTCTCAAGCTCTCTCAGGGTGAAATTGCACTTCCCAGGCTCTGAATGGCACCTCCAGCAAATTGTAAACAAGCCGAAGCCGGGACTTCGGTGATCAGAGTGCGCCGGACTCCCGCTGGGTGAGCCTTTAGGCTCCGGTTATTCTGCCATAGTCAAGCTCCCTCTTCTGTGCAGACATGAAGGCAGGAGGAAAACCCAGTCTGATACTTGTCTGAAGAGTCTCCCTGAATCCTAGAGCACCCCAGGGGCTGGAAGAAAACGTTTTCACAAGTGTTTCCACTGCTGTCTCAAATCCGTTCATCATCAACATAAAAAAAAGGATGGATTAGCAAAAAGGGGGTTTACTTATACAGAGGGATATTTCTCTGCTAAAAAACTCCCTCAAATATGGAACAGGATAATAAAATGTAAGGTATCTACAGACCCCTTTTCCCCGCAGAAGTAGCCCAGAATCCATGTACACTGTGCCAAAGTTACATTCCAAATCGAGGAGTTAATTATTTCTCTTGTGACTCTCCCActggatttttgtttcctttaaaaagagctgggagaagatgtccctgtccctcccgGGAGGACACATGTTCAGAGGTGTCTGATTCCTGCTGGGGGGGATTCCAGCTTCAGTCGATTTTCACGGCGGCGTAGATCTTCCGCACGAACATGTAGGCTGCGTAGAAGCCGATGGTGCCCGTCAGGAGCCAGAAGGACAGTACCATGAGGGCAGTGTAGCCAAAGTACAATAAGGAGGGAATGAACTCAACAATATCCAGCTGAaacagaagaggaggaaaaaaaatcagcaaaataatGCACAGAGACAACAAACCAACCAGCGCCCTCTGCAAGGGGAGCTCTGGCAAAGGGaggaaaactttcatttttgtcCAGCTGAAGGGAGATCCTGTTTGAGGTGGGGTCAGGGAATTCTGCTCTGCACAAGTCCTACACCCTCCTCTCCTGTCTGGAAGGGCtgtcagcactgctgtgggctGGCACGGGCAGACTGGGACTCAGCAAGCCCaccatttcctttcccaaatcccacagtCACCCCCAAAAACATGGCACTTTCACCCAGGAGGAATACCTTGTTCACAAAGTAGAAGACAGCGTAGATCAGCACGTAGAAGGCAGATCCTCCGGACACCAGGAAGGTCCTCCACCACCAGCGGTAATCCTGACAAGATAAAGAGCCTCATTATCCCCTGGGGCACTGCCTCAGGGAAGCTGTGACCATTCCAGGACAGGGAGAACACCACCCACCATCTTCCTTCAAATGAAATCCACAAATTGGGGCGGGGGGACTTTTTTGTCACAGAAGTGTTTCCAAACCAAGAGATGCAAAGCTGACAGTGAAGCAAAGGCAGGTCAGGCTCAAAGCACACTGCCGACAGACATGGCTCACCTCTGGccctgcattttcttttgtatgtgGATGAAATGGAACAGTTTGGGAACAGCTCAAAACACCCTGTGCCCAGGAGAATTCCTGGTATGAAACCACAGTTCCCAGCCCGATAGATAATCAAAGAGCTTTAATTCCCTTTCGAGCGAAGAGACGCTGGGGACAATCACACCCATGAAGCTGGGCCACACTAATcttcactgagcagcagcaataacGTGACCTGTGCTTTCCCAGGAGCAAGTACCCTGAGCTACCCAAACTACAAACATGGAAGTCTCacctcagcacagagctggaaatacACCATGACAATGCTGATCTGGGAGCAGGATACCACCAGAATTATAAACACCAGGAAGAGGAAGCCAAAAAGGTAATAGAACTGGTTCTCCCAGATTGCCtgaaacaaacacacagcagGAATTTGTTTCTGTGCTACTGTGATCAATCACTGAACGTGGGACTAACTTCTGGCAGCCAGCCAGGGGAAAATAATGAGCCCCTCAGCCCCATGTAGATGAAACCACCAATCTAATGCATTTCACAGTGTCACTTCAGAGGATTCAGGCTGCAAAAAGGTGCACAAGGACAGCTCTCAGGTAGCTTGTTCATTCCCCTGCATCTCCCAAGCAATGGAACAGCAAATTCTTCCCCATCCATACAAAGTGAAAAAcgggcagcagctggaacagtGACTGTCTCAAGACCAAGATCCCTCCTGGATGTCACGTTACAGTAAATTTCATCTTTACCACAATCCTTCAAACCACCAGGAGAGTCCCATAGCTCTCTCTGGAAACTATCAAATGGCCTGGAAGAAACCAGCTATCCCCTTTTAGAGAGTACAGGAATAGGAGACTGCTCCAGTGGCAGCCCCCTCCCTTTCAAAAGCTTTGGCATGAAAGGAATCCTATTGAGGAGGAAAGTGGATTAAATGCTtacactgaaaatgaagaacagTTCGATGAACATGGCTCCGAAAGGCAGGATACCAGCCATGAGGATCctacagagcagaaagaaaaaccataAGCAGCACAATATAACTGTCTGGACATTAAACATTCCTTGTTAAAGGAATTAAAACCACACAGAACATTCCAAGCAAAGGCTCTGCATTTCCAGATTACTAAATTCACAGGCAATGACACAGCTCCTCCCACTGCTGAGCACATACCACAGCTACAAGTACCCCTCATACCACATCCAAATTATCAGTGTTGTCTCAAGGAACCCCATCTGCCATCTGTTCATgttcagggagcagcaggtgaCATTCAGCAACCCAAGGGGACTGAGGGGAGGGGGTTTAACTCACCATATTTCCCAGACACTCATCACTCACCCCACAAATTTGTTCATATACCACCTCTGCTCCGGGATCTGCCTGGGAATCTGATTTGTCCGTACAGGATTGTCATACGGCTGCTTGCGAAATCCAAAGTAGTAACCCAGGTAGACCAAGGGCAAGGAGATCCCAAACCACATGCAGAGCAAGGCCACCATGGTAGGGAAAGGCACCTGGAATCACATCAAGAGCCACAGAAGTGAGGCTGACAGCTCACCTGCCCTGGGGACTGATGACATCGGCTAAGCCAGTCACCCACTTGGAAAGGTCTGGGAAGCCAAGTGAGTCCCTATCAGCCCAGTGACCCCCTCCCACCCAGAAGGCCCCAGACTGAAGGTGGCACCTACCGCACCAGAGGAGTGTTTCCCCCAGATGAAGCAGTTGAGGACAAAGCAGATGCCGAAGACGACGCCCGGGTACAGGGTTGCTGTCTGCAAGAGGAACCACTGCATAAGAGAAAGCACCTGACTCATCAGCCAGATGTTCCTCTGGAAGGAGTCCATCTCTGGGACAAGACACATGTGGAGGAAGTGTCCCTTCTGCTACAGAACAAGGACACAGAGGTGGAGAGGATCTTGGACAATCCTCTTTGCTCTAGTATGTGCTCAGATGGTGCCTTTTCTGTACAGCTACAAGGACTCAACCCACAGCAaatgtgcagcacagccagacTATGTCCAGCTACCACAAACACCTGGAGCTTATCCACAGATCTTGCCATCAGCAAACCTGGATAAGCAGCACAGAACATCCAAGACTCACACAAAAAGCTCCCTTCTTCCATCGATGGCCTTTCAGAGTCCGGTATAAGCGGCCAGCAAAGAATCCACCAAAAACCCTGGACAGAAACAAGCCAAGACAACGAAAATGAGCTGTTGTtgctggggagaggctggaCAGCCCGGGGGAGAAGCCGTGGAGGCACCTACCCCATGAACATGAAGAGGAAGCAGGCAGTTGTCATCAGCGCGCCCCGGCTCGAAGGCGACAGCATCCCCAGCATAGCAACAACTGCAGAGGGAAACAGGACaaggaacagcagctctgagaaacgtgtgctgcagcagctgaaggacagGGGCCTGTCCCATCTGCAGCCCACAGCTGCCTGAAATCTCTGCACAGGCCTGATTTCCTTCACAGCATAACGCATCCACAGCCTCCAGCACCGGCCAGAGAGGAAGGCACAGCTTTGATCCCAGCTACAGACCATGCTTCAGCCTCAGCTTCCCCAGGGATGGAAGCAGGTAGGTGCAGCTCAGCAGGCAAGGCACACCTGGGCAAAAATCTCCCAGCCCACTATCAGCCAGGGCTCACAGCTTGGCAAAGGATATATAATCACGCAAAGCTGCCTTCAGCTGGGCAATGtcatccagcagctctgcaatgcCGAGCCCAGGCCGATGGCAACAGGAAGCAGCTTCATGGGCCTCACTCCAGCTAAGGTGAGCACAGGGTGAAGTCAAACTTCCTTGAGCATCATTTGTGTTACAGCCACCCTGTATAACATGTGCCACTTACAGATGACAATCAGGATCATACAGAACAGCTGAATTCCAGAACCCAGGAGAGAGCTGAGGATCATAGGGTACTGTGGAGGCCTGAAGACATCTCCATGCACAAGTTTCCAACCAGATTCCTCCATGGTATCTTCCTacagcaacaacagaaaaaggagGTTATTTAGATGTGATATGCCAGTAGAAATTAAGGTCTTACCACAGCCAGCCTAAGAGGTTTTCTACTGAATTTTACACCACTCTAGCCAACaaacttttttcccttgggCTAAAAACAGCTGAGACCTGAATTGTCAGTGCCAGGGTGCACATTGACAGAGCTGTCTGCAGTCACTGCTTAAGTCTGAAGACATCTGAACAGGTATGTGATTGCACAGACAGAAGAAGGTGTGTGACAGCACAACAGAACTGCCCCTCCCATGGCCAGGGCTCAAAGCAAAACAGGGGCAAGGGAAGAGACAATACACCCAAGTCTGCACACTAGATCCCTCCTGGTCTGTGCTTCCCTCCCTCTAATCCCAGCCCCTGGGACAAACACATACAATGTCATCTTCCTTGTTGTAGTTGGCAATGTCCTTGCGCAGAGTCCGGATGATGATCATGCTGAGAATCCCTGAAAACAAGCACAAACTGGGTTCAGCTCAGAGGCTGCTACAcggctgtgctgctctcaggcTGTACAACTACATGGCTCCCACCAACACACTGCTCTGGCTGGGAGAAGAGGTCTTGAGTCATcagcaaagacagaaacaaaaccccaaggGTAGGGAAGGCACTATTCCAGCAGAAATGGGGCATTGTGGctttcttgtgggtttttttactccCTCAATGACCCCAGCAGGAAAAAGGCTGGTAGCTGCCTGACCCTACGGGACACTGCTTGAACTGGGAGGCTTTAAACTGTTTTCCTGCCCCTTCTGACCAGGTTCAGATGGGGCCACATCCTTCTCAAGTCACCTGCAGCTAAGGCTTAAAGAAAATTCCCTGCAGATAATGGTAAAGCCTTCCTCTTCCCACACATCCACTcacctgaaaggaaaaagacgACCACAACTGAGTTAATGATAGAAAACCAGTGGATCTGCACGTCACTCATGGTCAGGTACGTGTCCCAGCGGGAAGCCCACTTAATGTCACTTTCCTAAAAGAACAGGAGAGTTCTTCTCACACCAGCACATTCCCAATGTCTTCCACAACTCCAGTGACAGACACTCGGAGCATCACTGCCAGCCAGCTCCCCAGTACTGCCTCACCTCCCAGTGCACAGAGTAGGTGAAGAGCAACTGGTTCTCTTTAGTAGGATCTATTTCCTGAGGGGCAGAGCCCGTGGCTTCGGGCAGGGTGCACATGCTCTTCTCATCAGCCTTCAAGTCTGTAAGAGAAAGCATGGCACAGGGTCAGCCCTTCCCTCAGGCACCACCTCTCCCACGGAGCATCACCCTGAGGGCATCAGGCTGCAGTAATTCCAGGTGGGAAAGCACTCGCTCACCCGCTCTGCAGTTTGCAAAACTATTCTCCTGACCAGCGGTGGAGCACCATTAACAAACTTTCAGGAAAGCTATGCACAGGGCTCTCCTAAATGGGAAGGATAAAAGCCAGAGGTTCTGAAGCCAAGGATCTAGACCATGAACAAATCCTCCATTCCACATTATATGGTGAGAAACAAGatctctgcagcagtgcctgctctgCCAGAGGAGAACTGCATGGGGTGATGCACACCATGAGCAACTGCCCTTCTAGACACCCTTTTCCACTGGGCTCACTGAGGTAGGAGTGCTTTCCCCataccattatttttaaatttcaatcCCCCAGAACAGTTCCAAACATCCTGTGTGTCCCTGGACTAGCACACAATGTCCCAGTCAGGGAGATCTGCACCACAACAACAGCTAGAATGCCAGACATGCCTCATACCAGATGacacagtgcaaaaaaaatccaaccccaaAACCTCAAAGTCAGATCTTTTTACAGGAATTGATTTTCCATGGATTGCAATTCATGGATATGTCTCTACTGTTGGTACTTCCTTAATAACAAAGTGGTTTATTATTCTTATAATTTAG
The nucleotide sequence above comes from Corvus cornix cornix isolate S_Up_H32 chromosome 20, ASM73873v5, whole genome shotgun sequence. Encoded proteins:
- the TM9SF4 gene encoding transmembrane 9 superfamily member 4, with amino-acid sequence MAIGPAANRAPLPATSAPTRGSKMAASAAMERLRYVLGLLLLLHSTNSFYVPGVAPINFHRNDPVEIKAVKLTSSRTQLPYEYYSLPFCQPSKITYKAENLGEVLRGDRIVNTPFQVSMNVEKKCEVLCNFPNKPVTLTVEQSKLIAERIREDYYVHLIADNLPVATRLEFYSNREEEEKKKEKDVQFEHGYRLGFMDGNKFYLHNHLSFILYYHREDVEESQEHTYRVVRFEVIPQSIKLEDLKADEKSMCTLPEATGSAPQEIDPTKENQLLFTYSVHWEESDIKWASRWDTYLTMSDVQIHWFSIINSVVVVFFLSGILSMIIIRTLRKDIANYNKEDDIEDTMEESGWKLVHGDVFRPPQYPMILSSLLGSGIQLFCMILIVIFVAMLGMLSPSSRGALMTTACFLFMFMGVFGGFFAGRLYRTLKGHRWKKGAFCTATLYPGVVFGICFVLNCFIWGKHSSGAVPFPTMVALLCMWFGISLPLVYLGYYFGFRKQPYDNPVRTNQIPRQIPEQRWYMNKFVGILMAGILPFGAMFIELFFIFSAIWENQFYYLFGFLFLVFIILVVSCSQISIVMVYFQLCAEDYRWWWRTFLVSGGSAFYVLIYAVFYFVNKLDIVEFIPSLLYFGYTALMVLSFWLLTGTIGFYAAYMFVRKIYAAVKID